One stretch of Meriones unguiculatus strain TT.TT164.6M chromosome 7, Bangor_MerUng_6.1, whole genome shotgun sequence DNA includes these proteins:
- the LOC132655345 gene encoding disintegrin and metalloproteinase domain-containing protein 20-like: MAPFLTPSAWTQALLGGALWLCVLSVLLSPVCCSHGPPNWRFTTSEVVIPRKVPRRMGGSNMPDQLAYSMRFRGQRHVIHMKLKKNMIPENLPVFTTNDQGAEQEEYPFIPRDCYFYSYLEGVPGSLATLDTCNGGLKGMIQVDDFTYEIKPLASSSKFEHVVSLLVVEEKTRKSRKCRHDEDVAEGSEYPEEMKFAGSARAAPVYLWRVHRKNVRLHYVVTNAVYKRTSNFSKTAEMVMLMNSIADSIYQPTGMSIFLRALCIWYQHDSYNVYRHRRDPWALMSDFGLWKVPFHNAIEHSISILMTAHRVGNMDYLSNSGGLCNPNWGAMYLYTHFHHFLTTTVLAHGIGHFFKMDHDRPGCVCFRRSSCVMTAFPTLQDMLSNCSQEQIHVWVHGWDPCLSEDRVQYNNFKYVTRRCGDKTVDEKEQCDCGSLKDCFSNKCCTTTCRYTEGSTCDVGDCCKDCVFAPSGTRCRDKLGVCDLPEYCNGQSNHCPANVYIMDGTPCSSRAVCMRGNCSDRDLQCQALFGYQVRDGSPTCYKELNRKGDRFGNCGVRKQRGGSSTIPCQDDDIFCGLLHCEGVTRIPGGGQHATFHHIKVKDVKEQQCFGYDVHYGLDIPFVGLVVDGAACGPGKYCRSQSCVFHQTLHYKCNITSCNFRGVCNNKGNCHCVHGWRPPTCQQSGTGGSINSGPPPFREKMLEATLNVSVNRILLVLITRLVLILASLLFGGITRAVILIDKEVGQQPSRQAPGQKAHGGKAPVGKAPSGKAPGGKAPSGKAPSGKAPGGKAPRGK, from the coding sequence ATGGCTCCCTTCCTCACGCCATCTGCCTGGACTCAGGCACTCCTGGGAGGTGCTCTTTGGTTATGTGTGCTGTCTGTACTACTGTCTCCTGTCTGTTGTTCCCATGGCCCACCAAACTGGCGCTTCACTACCTCTGAAGTTGTGATTCCCAGGAAGGTTCCCCGGAGAATGGGTGGAAGTAATATGCCAGACCAGCTCGCCTATAGCATGCGCTTTAGAGGACAAAGACATGTGATCCACATGAAGCTCAAGAAGAACATGATTCCCGAAAATTTGCCTGTATTCACTACCAATGACCAAGGCGCTGAGCAGGAGGAGTACCCATTTATTCCTCGGGACTGTTACTTCTACAGCTACCTGGAAGGGGTCCCTGGGTCCCTAGCTACACTAGATACCTGCAATGGAGGTCTTAAGGGCATGATACAGGTGGATGACTTCACTTATGAAATCAAACCACTGGCATCTTCTTCCAAGTTTGAGCATGTTGTTTCTCTGCTAGTGGTGGAAGAAAAGACACGTAAGTCTAGAAAGTGTAGACATGATGAGGATGTGGCAGAGGGCAGTGAATACCCCGAAGAGATGAAGTTTGCTGGAAGCGCCAGAGCAGCCCCAGTGTATTTGTGGCGTGTGCATAGGAAAAATGTAAGACTGCACTATGTGGTGACTAATGCAGTATACAAAAGGACCTCAAATTTTAGCAAAACAGCTGAAATGGTAATGCTTATGAACAGCATAGCAGATAGCATATATCAGCCAACTGGCATGAGTATCTTTCTACGTGCTTTATGTATTTGGTATCAACATGACTCATATAATGTGTATAGGCATAGGAGAGATCCTTGGGCCTTGATGAGCGATTTTGGCCTTTGGAAAGTACCCTTCCATAATGCAATAGAACACTCCATTTCTATTCTTATGACAGCACATAGAGTTGGAAATATGGATTATCTTAGCAATTCTGGTGGACTGTGCAACCCAAACTGGGGAGCAATGTATCTATATACACATTTCCATCACTTTCTGACTACGACAGTGCTTGCTCATGGAAtaggtcatttttttaaaatggacCATGATCGACCAGGCTGTGTTTGTTTCAGAAGAAGCAGTTGTGTCATGACTGCATTTCCTACTCTTCAGGATATGCTGAGCAATTGTTCGCAAGAGCAAATACATGTATGGGTTCACGGCTGGGATCCGTGCCTAAGTGAGGATCGTGTGCAATATAACAATTTTAAATATGTAACTCGTCGATGTGGAGACAAGACCGTGGATGAGAAAGAGCAATGTGACTGTGGTTCCCTGAAAGACTGTTTCAGTAATAAATGTTGTACAACCACTTGTCGGTATACTGAGGGCAGTACTTGCGATGTGGGAGATTGCTGTAAAGATTGTGTCTTTGCACCTTCTGGAACAAGGTGCAGAGACAAACTTGGTGTTTGTGATCTGCCAGAATACTGTAATGGACAATCAAACCATTGCCCGGCGAATGTTTATATCATGGATGGAACACCCTGCTCATCAAGAGCAGTTTGCATGAGAGGAAACTGCAGTGACCGTGATTTGCAGTGTCAAGCTCTTTTCGGATACCAAGTCAGGGATGGTTCGCCAACATGCTATAAAGAATTAAATCGCAAGGGTGACCGATTTGGAAACTGTGGGGTTAGAAAACAACGAGGAGGAAGCAGCACTATCCCATGTCAAGACGATGATATTTTTTGTGGGCTGCTGCACTGTGAAGGTGTCACTCGTATTCCTGGTGGAGGTCAGCACGCTACATTTCATCACATAAAGGTAAAAGATGTTAAAGAACAACAGTGCTTTGGGTATGATGTACACTATGGACTAGATATTCCATTTGTGGGGCTTGTAGTGGATGGTGCAGCCTGCGGCCCAGGGAAATACTGTAGAAGTCAGTCCTGTGTTTTTCATCAAACCTTGCATTATAAGTGCAACATTACCTCCTGTAACTTCAGAGGAGTGTGTAACAACAAAGGCAATTGTCACTGTGTGCACGGCTGGCGACCACCAACATGTCAACAAAGTGGAACAGGTGGTAGTATAAACAGCGGCCCTCCACCTTTCAGGGAAAAAATGCTTGAGGCAACCTTAAATGTGAGTGTAAACAGGATCTTACTTGTTTTAATTACTCGTTTGGTTCTTATCTTGGCTTCACTTCTTTTTGGTGGAATTACAAGAGCCGTGATACTCATAGACAAAGAAGTAGGACAACAACCTAGTAGACAAGCGCCTGGTCAAAAAGCGCATGGTGGAAAAGCACCTGTTGGAAAAGCGCCTAGTGGAAAAGCGCCTGGTGGAAAAGCGCCTAGTGGAAAAGCACCTAGTGGAAAAGCGCCTGGTGGAAAAGCGCCACGTGGAAAGTAA